One Arvicanthis niloticus isolate mArvNil1 chromosome 3, mArvNil1.pat.X, whole genome shotgun sequence DNA segment encodes these proteins:
- the Tspan14 gene encoding tetraspanin-14 isoform X1, translating to MHYYRYSNAEVSCWYKYLLFSYNIVFWLAGVVFLGVGLWAWSEKGVLSDLTKVTRLHGIDPVVLVLMVGVVMFTLGFAGCVGALRENICLLKFFCGAIVLIFFLELAVAVLAFLFQDWVRDRFREFFESNIRSYRDDIDLQNLIDSLQKANQCCGAYGPEDWDLNVYFNCSGASYSREKCGVPFSCCVPDPAQKVVNTQCGYDVRIQLKSKWDEFIFTKGCIQALEGWLPRNIYIVAGVFIAISLLQIFGIFLARTLISDIEAVKAGHHF from the exons TTGGCTGGAGTTGTCTTCCTTGGGGTCGGACTGTGGGCATGGAGCGAAAAG ggTGTGCTGTCAGACCTCACAAAGGTGACTCGGTTGCATGGAATCGACCCTGTAGTGCTGGTCTTGATGGTAGGCGTGGTGATGTTCACACTGGGATTCGCAGGCTGTGTCGGGGCCCTACGGGAGAACATCTGCCTGCTCAAGTTT TTCTGTGGGGCCATTGTGCTCATCTTCTTCCTGGAACTGGCTGTGGCTGTGTTGGCCTTTTTATTCCAAGACTGGGTGAGGGATCGGTTCCGGGAATTCTTCGAGAGCAACATCCGGTCCTATCGGGATGACATTGACCTGCAGAACCTCATTGACTCCCTTCAGAAAGCC AATCAGTGCTGCGGGGCTTACGGCCCTGAAGACTGGGACCTCAATGTCTACTTCAACTGCAGTGGTGCCAGCTACAGCCGAGAGAAATGTGGGGTACCCTTCTCCTGCTGTGTGCCGGATCCTGCA CAAAAAGTCGTGAACACACAGTGTGGCTATGATGTCAGGATTCAG CTGAAGAGCAAGTGGGATGAGTTCATCTTTACAAAAGGATGCATCCAGGCTCTGGAAGGCTGGCTGCCCAGGAACATATACATTGTGGCTGGTGTCTTCATTGCCATCTCACTGCTGCAG ATCTTTGGCATCTTCCTGGCAAGAACCCTGATCTCAGACATCGAGGCAGTGAAGGCAGGTCATCACTTCTGA